From Synchiropus splendidus isolate RoL2022-P1 chromosome 10, RoL_Sspl_1.0, whole genome shotgun sequence, the proteins below share one genomic window:
- the abhd13 gene encoding protein ABHD13, whose protein sequence is MEKPWRLWGAMERCTLTLVSWSWGACRVSLLALILTFHLYGGFFLLALILASVAGILYKFQDVLLYFPDQPSSSRLYVPMPTGIPHENVYIRTKDGVKLNLILLRYTGGDVPPVIAGSNQSSSSSSSSPPTILYFHGNAGNIGHRVPNALLMLVNLKANVVLVDYRGYGKSEGEPSEDGLYLDAEATLDYVMTRPDLDKTKVILFGRSLGGAVVVRLASANPHRVAAIIVENTFLSIPHMAATLFSFLPMRLLPLWCYRNQFLSYQQVASCRMPSLFVSGLSDQLIPPIMMKQLYELSPSRTKRLAIFPEGTHNDTWQCQGYFAALEQFIKDLLKSHAHEESAQSSASVTII, encoded by the coding sequence ATGGAGAAGCCTTGGCGACTGTGGGGGGCGATGGAGCGCTGCACGCTGACCCTGGTCTCCTGGTCCTGGGGGGCCTGTCGGGTCTCTCTGCTAGCGCTGATTCTGACTTTTCATTTATACGGAGGCTTTTTTCTGCTCGCTCTTATCCTTGCCTCCGTCGCCGGCATCCTGTACAAGTTTCAAGACGTCTTGCTGTATTTCCCCGACCAGCCGTCGTCCTCTCGCCTCTATGTTCCCATGCCAACCGGAATCCCACATGAGAATGTGTACATCCGCACCAAGGATGGTGTGAAACTCAACCTCATCCTGCTTCGCTACACAGGAGGAGACGTGCCTCCTGTGATCGCTGGCAGCAATCaaagttcctcctcctcctcctcctctcccccaaCCATTCTCTATTTTCACGGAAACGCAGGCAATATTGGTCACAGGGTGCCCAACGCTCTGCTCATGCTGGTCAACCTGAAAGCAAACGTGGTGCTGGTGGACTACCGAGGGTATGGAAAGAGTGAGGGAGAACCCAGCGAGGATGGGCTGTACCTGGATGCGGAGGCCACCTTGGATTATGTCATGACACGTCCGGACTTGGACAAGACAAAAGTGATTCTATTCGGTCGCTCACTAGGGGGTGCTGTGGTGGTGCGTTTGGCATCAGCCAACCCTCACCGCGTGGCTGCTATTATCGTTGAGAACACCTTCCTCAGCATCCCTCACATGGCAGCCACACTCTTCTCCTTCCTGCCCATGCGCCTGCTCCCCCTCTGGTGCTACAGGAATCAGTTCCTATCCTACCAGCAGGTGGCGTCGTGCCGCATGCCCTCTCTGTTTGTCTCCGGTCTGTCTGACCAACTCATCCCTCCAATAATGATGAAGCAACTGTATGAGCTGTCCCCCTCCCGGACTAAGCGCTTGGCTATTTTCCCCGAGGGAACGCACAATGACACATGGCAGTGTCAGGGCTACTTCGCTGCCCTGGAGCAGTTCATCAAAGACTTGCTGAAGAGCCACGCCCACGAGGAGAGCGCCCAGTCCTCTGCCAGTGTTACCATCATCTGA
- the tnfsf13b gene encoding LOW QUALITY PROTEIN: tumor necrosis factor ligand superfamily member 13B (The sequence of the model RefSeq protein was modified relative to this genomic sequence to represent the inferred CDS: substituted 2 bases at 2 genomic stop codons), whose translation MAPAWGSLKSGLKDSERRLSWPVLLLTLAAVTSSSLSAVTLYQLAALRAEVQGLQSEACRRREQAQDTKQSDNVSSRRVEPLQQPVSHHGLMRNRRTSPGGEAPVPQPCLQMLANHNRKTFTKDFDLERHTGIPWQTGLQRGSALEAEGDSMLVKEEGFYFVYGQVSFTLSCSCLXXALKSSCLRQVYYMDSTFAMGHVLIRRKRNVVGDEPQYVILFRCIQNMDPVYPYNTCYTGGIVKLEAGDHVELLIPRSTANVSLDGDATFMGAVKLA comes from the exons ATGGCACCAGCTTGGGGAAGCCTGAAGTCTGGCTTGAAGGACAGCGAGAGAAGACTCTCCTGGCCTGTCCTCCTGCTGACCCTGGCTGCCGTCACCTCCTCATCTCTGTCCGCTGTGACTTTATACCAGCTGGCTGCCCTCAGGGCTGAAGTGCAGGGACTTCAGTCAGAGGCCTGCCGCCGACGGGAGCAGGCTCAAGACACCAAGCAG AGTGACAACGTGAGCAGCAGACGTGTGGAGCCCCTGCAGCAGCCCGTCTCTCATCATGGTTTGATGAGAAACAGGAGGACGTCGCCTGGAGGAGAAGCTCCTG TTCCGCAGCCGTGTCTGCAGATGCTGGCCAACCACAACAGGAAGACCTTCACCAAAG ATTTTGACCTGGAGCGCCACACTGGCATCCCCTGGCAGACCGGGCTGCAGAGAGGTTCCGCCCTGGAGGCTGAAGGCGACAGCATGCTGGTCAAGGAAGAAGGCTTCTACTTCGTGTACGGCCAGGTGAGTTTCACGCTCTCATGCTCGTGCCTTTAGTGAGCCTTAAAATCCTCCTGTCTCCGGCAGGTCTACTACATGGACAGCACGTTCGCGATGGGCCACGTGTTGATCCGCAGGAAGAGGAACGTGGTGGGAGACGAGCCCCAGTATGTGATTCTGTTCCGCTGCATCCAGAACATGGACCCTGTCTACCCTTACAACACTTGCTACACCGGAG GTATCGTGAAGTTGGAGGCCGGGGATCACGTGGAGCTGTTGATCCCCAGATCGACAGCAAACGTGTCCCTGGATGGAGACGCCACCTTCATGGGTGCGGTCAAGCTGGCCTAA